ATCAATTTCTTGTATATCATGCGCAATAATGGTTAAGTCGTATTCAAGGCTACTGGCCACAGGTGCGATAGCAGCAAAGGGTTTATCAGGATGCGCAGCGACAAACTGCGCCGCATAGGCCGTACTATCTGTACTCTCGATTTTAGCTTCTTGAAAATGCGTTTGTAGATATTTAAGCGATTGGGCAATGGCTTGTGGATGAGAAAATATTTTATCTATCCGCTTGGTGCTATCTGTCGCCATCAACTGTTGTTTGATGGGTTGTACAATCTCGGCCTGTGCCCTGATATTATCGGCTTGTAAGTAGAGATAATCGACCGTTTGGTGGACACTACCTTCGATCGAATTTTCAACTGGAACAATGGCAAAATCAACTAAACCAGTCTCATAATTTTTGATAACCTCAGTAATGGTATCAAAGGGAATCAAGGTATGATGGTTTTCAGGAAATGCTGCATAGGCTGCTGCATAGGTAAAAGATGCTTTCGGACCGAGATAACCAATCTTCATAATTGAATTTCCTTTACAATATCTTCTGGGCACTTATCAGTCACAAGGACAGTCTTTGTCGCAACCATTTCATATAATGCTTTTCGACTCTCGTAGATGACCTCTAGGGCTTCTTTTGTATGCTCTAAAAATAAGGGTCTGACATTTTCTTTATCTGCCATAATGCGTGCATATAAATCAGAAAAATTCGACTTAAGGTAGATGACCTGGCTTGTTGACTCACTCAGAATTCGCCTATTTTCTTTAGAAGAAACAACACCGCCACCAGTCGAGACAATCTGACCAGACGATGACAATGTTTTTAAAACATCAGATTCAACTTGACGAAAGGCAGGTTCACCATACCTCTCAAAATACACTGAAATAGGCATCCCTATGTTATCAACGATGACTGCATCCATATCAATAAAGTCAGTTGCCAATAAGTTCGCAACTGTTGACTTGCCCGACCCCATAAACCCGATTAAAAAAATTGTCATTCGTTTAGTTATATCCTGTCTAACGCATCAAACACGCTACTACACACCATAAGCACCAACACAGTTAGGCATTATTATTTCTTTTTCTTGCCTTTTTTGAGTTTCTTCTGAGCACGCTTCATGGCAGCATTCATGGCCATCTTACCAACTTTACCTTTAAGACCGCCACCAAACATGGCGCTCATATCAGGCATGCCAGCACCACCCATATCGCCAAGTGCGCTCATATCAGGCATCCCAGCTGGCATATTTGGCATTTTACCACCACCCATACCACCAAGCATAGCACTCATATCACCATTCATGATGCCGCTCATCATTTTCTTAGACTCGTTAAAC
The DNA window shown above is from Lactococcus paracarnosus and carries:
- the pheA gene encoding prephenate dehydratase — encoded protein: MKIGYLGPKASFTYAAAYAAFPENHHTLIPFDTITEVIKNYETGLVDFAIVPVENSIEGSVHQTVDYLYLQADNIRAQAEIVQPIKQQLMATDSTKRIDKIFSHPQAIAQSLKYLQTHFQEAKIESTDSTAYAAQFVAAHPDKPFAAIAPVASSLEYDLTIIAHDIQEIDENYTRFWILGKTRPQIKLPVSDQKITLALTLTDNQPGALYKALKIFSDFGINLSKIESRPLKTFLGEYFFLVDAVYSGDYIYLINALEKLGVTVKQLGKYKVYKM
- a CDS encoding shikimate kinase, translating into MTIFLIGFMGSGKSTVANLLATDFIDMDAVIVDNIGMPISVYFERYGEPAFRQVESDVLKTLSSSGQIVSTGGGVVSSKENRRILSESTSQVIYLKSNFSDLYARIMADKENVRPLFLEHTKEALEVIYESRKALYEMVATKTVLVTDKCPEDIVKEIQL